The window CTCTGTTCATGTCCTGGGCAGAAAAGAAACTTTTGGTCCAAGAGGTCAGCAGGACAGCTTCTCCCAAAGAAATAACCAGACTGTCCCTCTCCATCAGATCTCAGCCCAGGTGTTTCTCCCTCTGTACACTTGGGAGGGACCAGTCAACTACTTCGGTACAGTTCATATCAGTATGTGAGCCAGACTGCCTAGATGGTGAGAATACTATCCACAGTAATTCCTATTCATTTCATAACCTGACAAAACCCCCACTTTCACAAATCTTATCTCGTTTAAGATGACAGTAACACCCCTTTTTTACAAGGGAGGGAACTAAGGCTTGGCTACTGAGGATTTATTCCGAGTCCCATGACCTGAGGCACAGAGATTTGACACCTGTACTCTTGCTCTATTTGGGATAGTGGGGACCTGCTTTAGTCTTTTCTCACCTCCAGACCCCTGACGCTCAAAGAATAGCGCACTCCCTGGTCTTGGATCCTGCCTGCCGACTGTATCTCCGTGTTGCTCCAGCCACAGTGTTCGCAAGAAAAGGAGCTCACgattatttctctgaagaagggGATCTTTGTGAGCAAAAGTCGCGTTATGCCCTGGAAAGCAAAcagcagggaaggaaagaatCAATGAACTCGCTTTCCCTGCACTTCTCCCTGTGAGATTGGGTCCACCTAGCTGGGTGGCGGACGCCTGACCCGAATCGCCTACACCCGACCCTCCCGAGCGCAGCCACTACCCCAGTCTCACGTTGCGATAACAGTTCATGCACAGCGACTCGATCTCGGTGGGCTGCTGCTCCTCGTCCTCCGCGCTGATGGGCCGAAACAAGTGCCCCGCGGAGGGTGGCCGGGCCCGGGCGGGCGAGAGGGCTGCGGCAGCCCCCGGGGGCCCGGGCTCTACAGCCCCGCTGGCCGACATCTCCCACACGCGCAGCTCACGCCACGGCTTCCGGCTTCTGTTGCTCTCGAGGCCCCACCCCTTCCGCTGCTCTCGAAGCCTCACTTCCGCAAGCTGCTGACCCCTCCCCTTCTTAAAGAGGCCGCAGATTTTGGGCCCTCCGGAAGCAGTATCTGACAAGGTTTTCCGGTTCCCGGAAGTAGGGGGACCCGGACTTCTATAGTTAGCAGGTTTCACTTCAACTCGGCTGCCACTTTCGCTAGGATGTCTTCTCAGATttaggacagtttttttttttctctttcgtAATGCCTTCACGGTACAGGGAGCCCAACTGTTGGTCCATAAGTCTGACTAGGAGAGCCTTGTCGGGAAGGGGACTGACCTGTTTCTGGAATTCTGGAGGAGGTGCGCTTATAACTGGACTCGTGTCGACCTATGGACCAGACGCTGCTTGAACTTCAGGACCTCTTTTAGGCTCTAGATTCCGCTCTCTGGGTCGCTCAGCTTCTTCCCTTCCCTCGGTTTCCTAATCCTCTCCCTTTCTGCTCTTCCCTTGCCCTATTTCTGCCCTTCTAAGCACCTTCCCAAATTCTAGTCTCAAAAACACAGCCATTGTGTATCCTCCCAGTCCCTCATCCCCACCACATTCAACTCACCTCTTCATTTCCTAACAACAAAAACACTCTTTTTTGGAGTGGGGGGGTAAacttcttcctctccctgtgcAGGGGCCACAACCCAGTTATGTAGCTGAAAGTGGCTAACTCCTGGTGTCAGGGATAACCAGTCTGCTGGCCTGAGGAACCCAGATTCAAGTGGGGTCTGCTGAGAACCCTGCACAGGCCAGGCATGCATGCTGAGCCATGAGGAAAGGGTGCTGGACATGGTAATCCAAAAGGAAATGAATGTGTTTAccctttcctcccacccccaagTTCATAATTCCCGGATGATCTATGTTGCCTCtgagtgtgtgtatatgagtGGGAAGGATTAAGAGTTTGTGGCTCCTAAGGAGGTCAGTCTCAAAAAGGCCATTCAAGTTCTGGAACAGCAGGAATAAAAAAGATAGGCCACTTCAGGATTCTCCAGTCCACCAGGCTACAGCTACTTCAGTGACAGCCTGTATGCCATGCACACCATCCTGTAGAATGCAGGCTGTTGAACAATACAGGTGCAGAGAAAGGGCCTCTAACACAGCACCACTGCCCACCCCCCAAGTGTGACAGACATCTGTTGTCTAGGCAAGCACCCTGAGGCAGAGCCCAACCAGAGCCAGGCCTCTCTGGCAGACCATAATTGGGAGGGGTTCCAAGAGAAAAAGCAACAAGGGATGCAGCAGTGATGGGCATGCTTTGGGAACAGTGGTGAGGCTGCTGCTCTCAGGTATGGTCCAAATGAGAATCACACCAGGTCAACAAACTTTCATCATAAACATCTATTTCCTTTGAGTCAGAAGTCTAGACTTCAGCCTAGGAGTcaggagggaggggctggaaATGAGGAGAACATACAGCATGCTCCCCAGAGGGTTTAAGACGATCCCACAGGTTGAAGGGCTCAGTTCCTTATTTAGGTGCAGAGCTAAGGAACTATGGGCTCGGCCCCATCCCATCACTGTCCCCACCATTCACACCCAGCAGCATCACAGCCATCAAAGATATAAACACACCATCACATGCTGTCCTCGTCATATTTTCCTCCTTGCTCTCTTCTATTCCCCCAAGAAGACAAGAGCTCCTCTGTGTGGAACAGTTGTAGCTGTGACCATCAGGCAGCCTGAAGTGACAGGAGCCAAACTCCAGGATGTAGTGGCACAGGCTTCCTCCACCATCTCATAAGGCTTGCAGACAATCTCCCACACACGCAaggcctctctccctccccactcccttcacCCCTGAATGTTGCAACTCATGAAGATTCCCAAATGAGCACGGGAAGCTGGGTTTGCAAAGCCTAGTGAGTATAATGCATCCAGGTGGGGGAGTTGAGAAGGCTGGATATGCCAGGGTCAGTACTCCCTTCGGTGGCCTCACCTATCCTATGCAGGACCCTCCGCCCTCTGCCCAGCAGGTCATGCTAGAGGCTCAGACCCAGGGCTTCTGGGACAAAGAGATGGTGAACCCAGCAAGTAGACCTTCAGGATTCTCCCAGATGACTATGGCTCTGGTCACTAAGGCCATAGGTGATGTCTTCCCACAGGTCGTCCAGACGGTCCTGCAGCTTGCTCAGTGTCTTGCCATTGTCTGCTTGTGGGAACTCCGGGGAGAAGGCGCTGTGACCTGGAGGGGGTGGCGCCAGCTGCTGCTGAACTTCCTTTGTCTCCTGGTCGATGGCGTGGGTGAATGCCGCGATCTGCCGGAAAGTGTCCTGGCGGAAAGCCTGCAGTTTCTGACGTACCTCTTCTGAGAGCACCTGGGGGTCGGGACTGGCCCCCTGTTCAGCCCCATCAGCGCTGGCACGGACAAATGCACTGAGCTCGTTGCGCAGCTGGTCCAAATTCTGCTGGATGCGCTTGTGCAGGGCCCTGGCCTTGAGCGTGAGTTTCCGAGAGAGTACCTGCACACAACGGCTAAGACGTGCAGGGCTGGCAGCGGTGTGCGGAGCTACGCTGCGGTGCAGCTCCTGCACATGGTGCCCAATTCCAGTTACCAGGCGCTCGGCATACGGGTGGAAGATCTCTTTGACTCGGCCAGTGTGGTACAGCACACGACTCTGCATTTCCTGCAGCAGGCTCAGCACTTGGTCCACGCCCCCCAGCACCTGGGCCTTCGTGTCTTCTCCTACCACGCCCAACTGCTCCTGTAGTTCCTGTGCATGCAGGGCCACCTGCTCCATCAGCTCCATGGTGTAGGGCTTCAGCTGCTGCCTCAACCCCTCCAAGTTCCAGCCCACAAGCTCATGTATCTCTGCCATGTAGGGCTCCAGGCGCGCCCTCACCTCCTCCAACTCCTTCTGTAGCTGCTGCCGCATGCCTGCTGGGTCCTGTGCCAGCAGAGGAGGCTCTTTGCTCTGTCCATGCAGGGGGGCCAGCTTTTCCAGTAATTTGTTCATATTGCTGAGGTCTTGCTCAAGGCTGTCTTTCAGGCTCCTGGGGAAGGACACAGACATCCAGGCCGTCAGACTACTAGCCCCAGTCATCCCCTGTCATCAGAGACATCAAGCACTAATGCAGAAACCAAGGAGGAAGGACTGTGGCCCCAGAGCAGGGGTTCTAGTCTTAATCCCCAAACAACTGCAGCTTCTCACACACAAAGCACAAATATGAGGCACCTGTAAAGACCTACAACACTGTGCAAGGAAGTGTCACATACAAGTACCAAGACTCTCACACCCTCCTGGCATTCTGGGACTGCAGAAAGGGTCCTCTCCATTGATCTCAAGTCCCTTGCCTCCCACAATGGGCCTGGGGGAAGCAGCTATAACCACCACAAGGCCAGGGTTCGGGGGCTGGAGTCAGAGGGCACTGGAGCCCAGGACCGCTGGAATTTGCAGGCAAAGCAAGCACTGGACTCGGGCAGTGCATCATTCCATGGCCCAGTTCCCTCCTCCCCCTCACCCGTACCCCTTGCCCCAGCCACTCACGCAGGCTCCCGTGGCAGCTTCTGCTGCTGGATCTGCTCCATCATGCCTTTGTCCCTGCTGCTCTGGCTGAAGTAGTCCCAGAAGCCTTTCCGTGCCTGAGTGGCTGAAAATGCTGCAAAAAGGGATGGAGTGATTAGGGGCCAGGCTCTCCTCCCCCAGGGTGGATGCGTCCCTCAGTCCAACCTTCACCCACACCCACACTTTGAAGTCTGGTTGGAGACCCACCTGAGAGGAGGACCAGAGCCCAGGTGAGGACTGCAGCCATGCCTGCGATTATGGACTCTGATAAGGAAGGTGAATGGAGGCCTGGTCAgggtaaagaagaaaaggaaggaatttgTTCTAGGGGCTGCCTGCCCTGAGTCCTGTTAACTCTTCCCTGAGATGTGGGGAACAGAGAGCTGTTATTGGAAAGGAAAAACCTAGGTGGatcagggaggctgggaggaaaGGTGTATTCCTCAGACATTTCTCACTTCAGTCACATAGTAGGGAGTATGGAACTCAACAACCTTGTTCCCCCACCGCCATCCTCCCCAGATCCCAGCCTGGGAAGCAGCTCCCAGCTCCCTCACTTGCTGTCTCCCTCACTTCCTGTCTTCATGGCTGGGAAGACTAAGGCATACCCAAGGGAAAAGAAGCCACTCTGCCAAAGGGCTCAGGAAGATGTCTTAGTCCCTACTCCCAGCTCTCTCCTGAGGCCTCCTGCTGTCCCCTCCCTCAGGACTCAGTCCTCATCCCTCTGCCCCAGCTGCTCACCTGCTCAGTTCTGGGCACAGAGAGCAGACATTCTGCTTTATACTGTAGGGGCCTGAGCCTGTGGCAACAATTGCTTTAAGCAAATACCACGTGGAGGTTCAAAGAAGGATGACCTCAGCTACCTCCTAGCTTGCCTCTGGTCCTTTTCCTGGCACCCAGAGGGTTAATGAGTTCTCTGAAATACGAACTGCCCCAGTAGAGGTGCTTCCTGGAATGCTAAGAGTGGGACTGAACTCGCCCAGTTTCCCCCAAAACCCATGACCTGTAGCCTCCCACTGACCTGCTGGTTGGCCCACCAACAGACACAAGTCTGTCTGCCAACAGCCCTACTCTTACTCAACTACACAGAGGCTCTCTgctccagccagccagccagggaCAGTGTCCAGTTGCTGGCAGAGTCTGAACAGTCTCAACAGCTCCCCGACAGGTTACTCAGGTAGCCTAGAAAGACCCAGCATTTATGGGGTTAAAGACCCTCCCATCTCCCAATTTTTGAAATAATCCTCAATCTAGCAATAATCGGTATCTGGGCCAGGGACTCTGGCCCCAAGGGATTAGAACAAGAGAAGGACTTTCCCCATGGGAAAGGCTGAGCTCCACCCCTATACATCTGAGGAGGGGAACCCCAGAAGTCCAGATCTTTCTCTAATGACAAGCTCCCTCCATATATAGCACCCATTCCTAAGCTCAGCCTTCTTTCCcctaaatgctttttttttttttttttttttttttttttgagacagggtctcaccatgttgctgGACTTTAAACTCACCATCCCTGGACTCAGCCTCCCCAATAGCTGAGACTGTAGGTACactaccaccacacccagccctaaATGTATGCCGAACTGATCCCCTCCCCTCCATTCCCACACTCTCACAGCCCCAGTGGGCTCTCACCTTGATCTCACTCAAAACACCCAGTGGGTCTTTCTGCCAAGGTCCTGTGCATTCAATCTGTCCTTTCCTGTGGCTCATTTTGACCCACCTCTAGTCTCATCTCCTGCCACACAGAGCCTTGGCATTTGCTGACCACACCACCTCTTTTGGGACCTGAGCCTCTATGCTTGCTGTTCTCTCTGCTTAAAGAAGCCTATCTCCCAACGAAAAATTCACTTCCTTCCAATTTACTTTGTATTTAGGATTAGACTCAGGTGCAAATGACCAAGagggataaaaggaaaaacagaacagCTTAAACAAAGTggaattttgtttcttcatcaTGTAAATGTAAGCCAACCAGGGCTGCTTCCATCTTGTTGCACTGTCGTCCTCAACAAGAGGCTCTTGTCCAAGCTCCAGCTCCAGCCATCAAATCCACCTCCCAGgcagcaggaaggaagaaaagaaggacatGCTCCCTTCCTTTAAAGCCACATCTCAGATATTGTTCTTGCCACTTCTATCTCATTGGCTGGAACTTAGTCACGTGGCTGTACAGCTGAAAAGGAGACTGGGAATGTATCCTCTGGGTGACTGTATCCTCAACTGAAAGGAAGTTTTGTTgcccaggaagaagagaagaacgGATATGGGGGAATAGGATTCCCTGCTGCACAGCTCTAGTATCTCTTCTGCTTTGACCCTTCTTCCCTGCTCTAGAGAAGAACGGATTCCACACTAATCACAAAGCATTTTACATATCCCAGTACTATAGCACTTCTTATCTGCAGTGTTGCGGGAAATGAGCTGATTGAGAAGCAGCAAACTGCCCTTGGAGAGAActccaaactttttattttacgCCAGCgggcccagaggaaaacaaaactccaaatccTGGGTTcccatccacagtttctcacaacatTTACAGGCTAGAGTGTCACAAATTTTCTAGCCTACCCGATATACAGTTGTGCATGGAGTTTTTAGTGGGAagcatgtttacagaagcagagtGAGATAAGGGGAAGAACTGGCTCCTCTAACAAGGTCTTGGATAAACCTCTAGCCTTGGGTCCCGAGCATCCACAGAGGTGTTTAGACTTCAAAGGGGAGTAGTCAGACTCCCAGGGGAAGTTATCTACAATCCAAAAGATGGGGACCCCTGGTCAAtcaggcttcctggagaaaggctaagagatGGGCAGtgaactgaccccttccccaggcattggtttttttttttttttatcacaacaTTTTTATAATCTCATTTCACAACCacgtctggttttgccatcacagtAGTGCAATAATTCTTTGAGATGTCTGAGAGTTCTTTGAGTGCAGGGAGTCTGTCTAATTCATCTCTATGTTCCCCAATCTGTTTGGCACAGTGTCTGATACATAGAAAGTTGGTTAACTGCATTTATTCATCCAGTTAATTAAGGATCTGAAGTTTGGGTGAGTTGAGTGACTTTCCCATCATCACAAAAGGAAGGCGCGGCCAGAACTGACATCATGGTGTTTGTCTCTGGCCACACAGGACAGGAGATAAACCTTCCAATCCCCCATCAGACAactgcaggcccaagtgaagagtcagtgttTTCAGCAAAAGTGGTCCTTTCAGGTCCCTGGAGAGTAACCTAGACAGCCATTATCATCATAATATAGCAAAGCTAGTGGGAGACTAATAATGTCTGTCCCAATTGTATAAACTCCAAAATcatgctttttttaaattaactgagACAAGTGAAACTAGAGGGTTTATTTAAGGCTTTCTCTAGTAACAcctattctttctctttcctttccaaaGAGTGGAAACAAAGAACTATGAGATGGTACCATTACAAGAGAGAGGGTCTGGATTCTGAGCTAGGGCTTGAAGAGCGCTTCCCACCAACCCATGTCAGACcttacagaatgaaaaataaacttctcttgtGTTATGCCACTAAGATTTGGAGATTTATTTGCTATTGTTGTATAGACTGATTTATCCCCATTAACACAGAGTCTAAAAGAGAGCAGTTAGAGAAGTAGAAGTATaatcagaagagagaaagaacactCCTAGAAAGTAAgggtgttggggctggggagatagctcagctggtagagtgcttgcctcacaagtacaaggtcctgagtttgatccccagtaccgcaaaaaaaaaaaaaaaagtaagtgtgttcattaaattataaattcagttCTGAGCAATGCGTAAATTAACAGTGGATtagaagtctatttttttttcctacttaaaaaTCCATGCCAGTCGGGATGTAGTAgcgcacacccgtaatcccagcagctcgggaggttgaggcaggaggatcacaagttcaaagccagcctcagcaaaagcaagctgCTAAGTAATTtggtgagaccgtgtctctaaatataatacaaaatagggctggggatgtggctcattggctgagtgcccctgagttcaatccctggtacactgcctccccccacaaaaaaatccATACCAGTATGACCTCACAGCACTGCTCTACCAAACTGTAAGGACTCTAAATGCCCTCTGTCTTGAGGCCCTTGCATCCCTGTGTGTTGTCTTCATTCACATGATCAAAGACAGTTTACCACTCTGTCCACATCCAGCCATAGGAAGCAGGTGGGGAGTgtactttccttccttttaaaggcaAAAATTGAACCTCTCCATCTAATTGGTCAGAAGCAGTCACACTAGCTGTAAGGCATGCTGGGAAATATCATCTTTATTGTGAATGGCCAAGAGCCCAGTGCCCAATTAAAACTCAGGTATTCTACCCTCATAACATTGCTCATGGACTATAAAAGGTAGAGttgttttggaaaacagtttggtgtttttttaatgattaacCATGAAGTTACCCTATCATCCAGCAAGTCCACTCTTAGgtctaaaagaaacaaaaacatccaTCCACAAAAACTCACCATGAATGTTCATGGCAACCTGATTCATAATGgtcaaaaaatggaaatgaaatgcGGTATAGCAATActttggaatattatttggcaataaaaaggaatgaatactgaaacatgctacaacatggatgaaccttgaaatcaTGCTCGGCAAAAAAATTCTGTCACAGAGGACCCATACTGACACAACTCATTAGGATGgttattattctttaaagctaaaaaataaaaaccaaaataataagtgttgacaaagTAGAGGAATTAGAACCCTTGTGGATTGTTGATGGAAGAGTAAAATTGTACAGCCACTGTGGTAAACAGTATGATGGTtccttaagaaattaaaaatagaactatcttaagatccagcaattccacttctggtaTACACAAAAAATTTGCAGACTAATGTTCacagcagtattattcacaatagccaaaaggtgaaaAAACCTGAAGTCCatcaatgaacaaagaaacaaaatgtggtacattcttacaatggaatattgttcagccttaaaaagcaaagaaattctgacacatgctaggacatggatgaactttgaagtcattatgtaagtgaaataagcagtcACAAAAGGACCGCTTACGTGAGGTGAGTTCACTTACATGAGGTACATACACTGGTCAAATTTGTagtgacagaaaataaattatggttTCCATGGTCTAGGGAAGGGGTGTTATTACTTAATTGGTACAGAGTCACTgtttggaaagatgaaaaaattctagaGAAGGACAGAGTAGTGATGTTGCACAGCAAAGTGAATATACTGAGTTCTGCTAAACTGTACACAAAAAATGGTTAGATTCAGGTGCAGTAATGGATACTTGTAgtccaactactcaggagactgagacagaaagatcactTGAGTCCAGAAGTTTGAGGTCAATCTGGACAACATAACAATACCCCGTCTCTtaaggagaaaaaagtgaaaggttaaaattgtaatttttatgtTACGTTTATTTATCATGCCAAAAAATCTGTGGTGCTATGTTTTTTGCTAAGAACCCAAATATTAAGAgattatgctttaaaatatagCTACCCCAGATCGTCTGTTTTCAAATCAGCATCATCActacctgttttagtcaactttgtgtgGTTGTGACTGAaagatccaaaaagaaaaagtagaggaggaaatatttatttcagctcatggtttcagatgttcagtccatgatcagccagCTCCATAGCCCAggacttgagatgaggcagagcatcatggtggaagggtgtggtgggggaatgcagctcaggacatgacaatcaggaagcagagagaattttGCTTGCCCAGGACAGACTATAAATCCCAAACTCatacccagtgacccacctcctctagccacaccctccctgcctccagttaccactcagttagcCCATATCCATGGATTAAGTTAAATATCTCATgatctaatcttttcacctctaaaattcttgcattgtctcatacatgagcgtttgggggccacctcatatctaaaccacaaccaCCCCTTCTAATAATGTCTTTCCTATGATGCAGAAGAGGCTCTTGGAACTATATTCTCCAAGAATCCCCTTCTCTCCGTGGGTCCAGGTTAGAGTCAGCCCATGTGAAATTAAAGAGGAGAGGTCATTATTTTCCtggcagtttcttttctttctttctttttttttttttgcggtaccggggatcaaactcagggccttgtgattgcgaggcaagcactctaccagctgagctatctccccagccctctggcaGTTTCTGACAGAAGTGTGGGCAGATTTGGCGTTTAAACCCTTTCTGGATGAACTTCATAGGGATCATATTGATTGGCATTACAGACTGAGATAATTAGAGGAGCTTCCCATTTGTAACCACTCACAGGTAAACTTCTGTGAATCACTCCTTCAGTACTGCAAGCTGAGGTGGTCACTTCTCCAGCCCTTCCaatagtttataaaatttttatttcctgcattAAAGTCTTTCATACTTGAAGTAcatggagtagtttctgcttttctgATTGAATCTCAGTTAAGGCAATGGATAAATACAAGATACACTCAGGCTTCCTTACTTGAAGTATAGTTTTAGTGTATAACATGTTTAGGTTGCTT of the Sciurus carolinensis chromosome 11, mSciCar1.2, whole genome shotgun sequence genome contains:
- the Apoa5 gene encoding apolipoprotein A-V yields the protein MAAVLTWALVLLSAFSATQARKGFWDYFSQSSRDKGMMEQIQQQKLPREPASLKDSLEQDLSNMNKLLEKLAPLHGQSKEPPLLAQDPAGMRQQLQKELEEVRARLEPYMAEIHELVGWNLEGLRQQLKPYTMELMEQVALHAQELQEQLGVVGEDTKAQVLGGVDQVLSLLQEMQSRVLYHTGRVKEIFHPYAERLVTGIGHHVQELHRSVAPHTAASPARLSRCVQVLSRKLTLKARALHKRIQQNLDQLRNELSAFVRASADGAEQGASPDPQVLSEEVRQKLQAFRQDTFRQIAAFTHAIDQETKEVQQQLAPPPPGHSAFSPEFPQADNGKTLSKLQDRLDDLWEDITYGLSDQSHSHLGES